One region of Strigops habroptila isolate Jane chromosome 11, bStrHab1.2.pri, whole genome shotgun sequence genomic DNA includes:
- the SBNO1 gene encoding protein strawberry notch homolog 1 isoform X5 has protein sequence MTKTTPVTTTRQTITVAKIIQTSTTTRPSVAAPAVRNALTTAPSKDQIQLKDLLKNNSLNELMKLKPPPNIAQPVATAANIIVVSPEVVNVTRSADLSNGAVKKEASTKEVARIWINDIKMRSFSPTMKVPAVKEEEEPEEEDEEEMGHAETYAEYMPIKLKIGLRHPDPVVETSSLSSVTPPDVWYQTSISEETIDSGWLSALQLEAITYAAQQHETFLPNGDRAGFLIGDGAGVGKGRTIAGIIYENYLLGRKRAVWFSVSNDLKYDAERDLRDIGAKNILVHSLNKFKYGKISSKHNGSVKKGVIFATYSSLIGESQSGGKYKTRLKQLLHWCGEDFDGVIVFDECHKAKNLCPVGSSKPTKTGLAVLELQNKLPKARVVYASATGASEPRNMAYMNRLGIWGEGTPFREFSDFIQAVERRGVGAMEIVAMDMKLRGMYIARQLSFSGVTFKIDEVLLSQEYVKMYNKSVKLWVSARERFQQAADLIDAEQRMKKSMWGQFWSAHQRFFKYLCIASKVKRVVQLAREEIKNGKCVVIGLQSTGEARTLEALEEGGGELNDFVSTAKGVFQSLIEKHFPAPDRKKLFSLLGIDLTAQSNNNSPRDSPCKENKIKKRKGEEISREAKKARKTGGLAGSSSDESESESDASDNEESDNESSRFLSSGDDDDFNPFRDESSEDDEDDPWLIRKEHKKNKDKKKKKSIDPDSIQSALLASGLGSKRPSCFTSTVGTTTSSTNTSANSNTNSSFVTSQDAVERAQQMKKELLDKLEKLAEDLPPNTLDELIDELGGPENVAEMTGRKGRVVSNDDGSISYESRSELDVPVEILNITEKQRFMDGDKNIAIISEAASSGISLQADRRAKNQRRRVHMTLELPWSADRAIQQFGRTHRSNQVTAPEYVFLISELAGEQRFASIVAKRLESLGALTHGDRRATETRDLSRFNFDNKYGRNALEIVMKSIVNLDSPMVSPPPDFPGDFFKDVRQGLIGVGLINVEDRSGILTLDKDYNNIGKFLNRILGMEVHQQNALFQYFSDTLSAVIQNAKKNGRYDMGILDLGSGDEKVRKADVKKFLTPGYSTSGHVELYTISVERGMSWDEATKIWAEQTGPDDGFYLSLQIRNNKKTAILVKEVNPKKKLFLVYRPNTGKQLKLETCADLKKKYKKVPSEDALPHWLEQYNSSADTCTHAYWRGNCKKAGLGLVCEVGLRCRTYYVLCGSVLSVWTKVEGVLASVSGTNVKMQIVRLRTEDGQRIVGLIIPANCVSPLVNLLSTSDQSQQLAVQQQQIWQQHHPQSITNFNNA, from the exons ATGACAAAAACAACACCTGTTACAACTACAAGGCAGACTATCACTGTAGCAAAAATCATTCAGACCAGCACAACTACTCGTCCCTCGGTTGCAGCACCAGCAGTTCGCAATGCCTTGACCACTGCACCTTCAAAGGACCAGATTCAGCTGAAAGATCTGCTAAAGAACAATAGTCTTAATGAACTCATGAAATTGAAGCCACCTCCTAATATTGCCCAACCAGTAGCAACTGCAGCAA atatAATTGTAGTTTCTCCTGAGGTGGTAAATGTCACTAGATCAG ctGATCTAAGCAATGGTGCCGTGAAGAAGGAGGCTTCCACAAAAGAGGTAGCAAGAATATGGATAAATGATATTAAAATGAGAAGTTTTTCCCCTACTATG AAAGTGCCAGCAgtaaaagaagaggaggaacctgaggaagaagatgaggaagaaatggGCCATGCAGAAACTTACGCTGAGTATATGCCAATAAAAC TAAAAATTGGTCTACGCCACCCTGACCCAGTAGTGGAAACCAGCTCATTATCCAGTGTGACTCCTCCTGATGTGTGGTACCAGACATCGATATCAGAAGAAACAATTGATAGTGGCTGGCTGTCAGCTCTGCAGCTTGAAGCAATCACTTACGCAGCCCAG CAACATGAAACATTCCTGCCCAATGGAGACAGAGCTGGATTCTTGATAGGTGATGGTGCTGGTGTAGGAAAAGGAAGGACCATAGCTGGAATAATCTATGAAAATTACTTGTTAGGCAGAAAAAGAGCAGTCTG gTTTAGCGTGTCAAATGATCTGAAATATGATGCTGAAAGAGATTTGAGAGATATTGGAGCAAAAAACATATTGGTTCATTCATTAAACAAG TTCAAATATGGGAAAATTTCTTCCAAACATAATGGAAGTGTGAAGAAAGGGGTCATCTTTGCTACCTACTCTTCTCTTATTGGTGAAAGTCAGTCTGGTGGtaaatacaaaaccagattAAAGCAGCTTCTTCACTGGTGTGGTGAAGACTTTGATGGAGTC ATTGTATTTGATGAGTGTCATAAAGCAAAGAATCTGTGTCCTGTTGGTTcctcaaaaccaacaaaaacaggTCTGGCTGTATTGGAGCTTCAAAATAAACTTCCAAAAGCCAGGGTTGTTTATGCCAGTGCCACAG GTGCATCTGAGCCAAGAAACATGGCATACATGAACCGTCTCGGAATATGGGGTGAAGGAACTCCTTTTAGGGAATTCAGTGATTTTATTCAGGCTGTTGAAAGAAG agGTGTTGGTGCCATGGAAATAGTTGCTATGGATATGAAGCTGAGAGGAATGTACATAGCAAGACAGTTGAGTTTTTCAGGTGTAACTTTCAAAATCGATGAAGTTCTGCTTTCACAGGAGTATGTGAAAATGTACAATAAATCTGTGAAACTG TGGGTCAGTGCTAGAGAGAGGTTTCAGCAAGCAGCCGACCTTATCGATGCAGAGCAACGAATGAAGAAGTCCATGTGGGGTCAGTTTTGGTCAGCTCATCAGAGGTTCTTCAAGTACCTTTGCATAGCGTCTAAAGTGAAGAGGGTGGTGCAGCTGGCTCGGGAAGAAATCAAGAATGGGAAG TGTGTTGTTATTGGCCTGCAGTCAACAGGAGAAGCAAGAACGTTAGAGGCTTTGGAGGAAGGTGGTGGTGAACTGAATGACTTTGTTTCTACAGCGAA AGGAGTATTCCAGTCTCTTATTGAAAAGCACTTTCCAGCTCCCGACAGGAAGAAGCTGTTTAGCTTGTTGGGAATTGACTTGACTGCTCAAAGTAATAACAATTCACCCAGAGACAGCCCTTGCaaggagaacaaaataaagaaacGGAAAG GTGAAGAAATaagcagagaagcaaaaaaagctCGCAAAACAGGTGGCCTTGCAGGTAGCAGCTCTGATGAGAGTGAAAGTGAGTCTGATGCTTCAGACAATGAAGAAAGTGACAATGAGAGCTCCAGATTTTTGAGTTCTGGAGATGACGATGACTTCAACCCGTTCAGAGATGAATCCagtgaagatgatgaagatg ATCCCTGGTTAATTAGAAAAGAgcataaaaagaataaagacaagaaaaagaagaaaagcatagACCCAGATTCTATTCAAAGTGCCTTACTAGCTTCTGGTCTCGGATCAAAACGACCTAGCTGTTTTACTTCCACTGTTGGTACCACCACCTCTAGTACCAACACGTCAG CCAACAGTAacacaaacagcagctttgtAACAAGTCAGGATGCTGTCGAAAGGGcccaacaaatgaaaaaagaactgCTTGATAAACTGGAAAAGCTGGCTGAAGATCTTCCTCCAAATACACTGGATGAGCTTATAGATGAACTGGGTGGTCCAGAAAACGTTGCAGAG ATGACAGGCCGCAAAGGGAGAGTCGTGAGCAATGATGATGGCAGCATATCTTACGAGTCAAGATCTGAACTTGATGTGCCTGTTGAGATTCTGAacatcacagaaaagcagaggttCATGGATGGAGATAAG AACATTGCCATCATCTCGGAGGCTGCCAGCTCTGGTATATCATTGCAAGCAGACCGCAGAGCTAAGAATCAGAGACGGAGAGTTCACATGACTCTGGAACTGCCGTGGAGCGCGGACAGAGCAATACAGCAGTTTG GAAGAACTCACAGATCCAACCAAGTGACTGCTCCAGAGTACGTGTTCCTAATTTCTGAATTGGCAGGAGAGCAAAGATTTGCATCTATTGTTGCAAAAAGACTGGAGAGTTTG GGAGCCCTCACCCATGGGGACAGACGGGCTACGGAAACTCGAGACCTCAGCAGATTCAATTTTGACAACAAG TATGGCAGAAATGCTTTAGAGATTGTTATGAAATCCATTGTGAACTTGGACTCACCAATGGTCTCACCTCCTCCTGATTTTCCCGGAGACTTCTTCAAAG aTGTTCGTCAGGGATTGATTGGTGTAGGCTTGATAAATGTAGAAGACAGATCTGGAATACTAACGCTTGATAAAG attATAACAATATAGGGAAGTTTCTGAACAGAATTCTTGGCATGGAAGTCCATCAGCAGAATGCTTTATTCCAGTACTTTTCTGACACGTTAAGTGCAGTTATTCAAAATGCTAAAAAGAATGGAAGATACGATATGGGCATCTTGG attTGGGCTCTGGGGATGAGAAGGTGAGAAAGGCAGATGTTAAGAAGTTCTTAACTCCCGGATATTCTACCTCTGGACATGTAGAACTATACACA ATCAGTGTAGAGAGAGGAATGTCTTGGGATGAAGCAACTAAGATCTGGGCAGAACAGACAGGTCCAGATGATGGATTTTATTTATCACTACAG ataagaaataacaagaaaacTGCTATTCTAGTAAAAGAAGTGAATCctaaaaagaagctttttttagTATACAGACCAAATACTGGGAAACAACTCAAACTAGAAACATGTGCagacctgaaaaagaaatataagaag GTACCTTCTGAAGATGCTCTGCCACACTGGTTGGAGCAGTACAACTCTTCTGCGGATACCTGCACTCATGCTTATTG